The Castanea sativa cultivar Marrone di Chiusa Pesio chromosome 11, ASM4071231v1 genome contains a region encoding:
- the LOC142616404 gene encoding uncharacterized protein LOC142616404, translating into MISRYGQKFPRAFFPVRSAYRVALELKNDGEIGSCSDGSNLRPFWRGLWSIQIPHKIRHFAWRAARDILTTEENLVARKVLVDSRREECGVSAKSFYHLFWECSKARDTWARSTLFTSLSLVPFRSFFDFLWHIIMDANWGMEDVGLAVTIAWALWTNRNNVHYRKPRKAGLMLKAAGAGVIVRDHEGKFVAGLSKKIHAPLGTVEAKAKANEAGIIFAKEVGIKEFVLEGDSLIIVQALKECSYAPSTVSHLIYGIQMIAKSLGMWLSLM; encoded by the exons ATGATAAGCAGGTATGGGCAGAAATTTCCAAGGGCTTTTTTTCCAGTAAGAAGTGCTTATAGAGTGGCTTTAGAATTAAAGAATGATGGGGAGATAGGTTCTTGTTCTGATGGGAGTAACCTACGTCCGTTTTGGAGAGGGTTGTGGTCAATCCAAATCCCTCATAAGATCAGACATTTCGCATGGAGAGCAGCTCGTGACATCTTGACAACAGAGGAAAATCTAGTTGCGAGGAAAGTATTGGTGGATAGCAGACGTGAGGAATGTGGTGTTTCTGCAAAATCTTTTTACCATCTATTTTGGGAGTGTTCAAAGGCTCGGGATACCTGGGCACGTTCAACCCTTTTCACTTCGTTATCATTGGTTCCTTTTAGGAgcttctttgacttcttatgGCATATCATTATGGATGCTAATTGGGGAATGGAGGACGTAGGTCTTGCTGTGACTATTGCATGGGCTTTATGGACTAATAGGAACAATGTGCATTATAGGAAACCAAGGAAGGCAGGTTTGATGTTG AAGGCTGCTGGTGCTGGTGTTATTGTTCGAGACCACGAGGGGAAGTTTGTTGCTGGTTTGAGCAAGAAAATCCATGCTCCATTAGGAACTGTTGAAGCTAAAGCAAAGGCAAATGAAGCTGGTATTATTTTTGCTAAGGAAGTGGGAATCAAAGAATTTGTTTTGGAAGGGGATTCGTTAATTATTGTACAAGCTCTCAAGGAATGTTCATATGCTCCATCTACAGTTTCCCACTTGATTTATGGGATACAAATGATTGCCAAGAGTTTAGGAATGTGGCTTTCTCTGATGTAA
- the LOC142616403 gene encoding uncharacterized protein LOC142616403 — translation MEAITIFHGGLCISHLFFANDSLIFCKANLEECDSLQHVFKVYEEASDQQLNRAKTSLFFSQNTRNDVKEEIKRRFGAQIIRQHEKYLGLPSLVSKNKRNTLNGIKEKLAKKFAGWKEKLLSKAGKEVLIKDVPQAIPTYSMSCFKIFDILCDELTGMIRNFGGDKNKMKEKWPG, via the coding sequence ATGGAGGCTATTACTATTTTTCATGGTGGACTTTgtatttctcatttattttttgcaaatgataGCCTTATTTTTTGTAAGGCCAATTTGGAAGAATGTGATTCACTGCAACATGTTTTCAAAGTGTATGAAGAGGCTTCAGATCAACAACTAAATAGGGCTAAAACTTCACTCTTTTTCAGTCAAAATACAAGGAATGATGTTAAAGAGGAGATTAAGAGAAGGTTTGGTGCTCAGATCATTCGTCAACATGAGAAGTATCTTGGTCTTCCTTCTTTGGTtagtaaaaacaaaaggaatacCCTTAATGGTATTAAGGAAAAATTGGCAAAGAAATTTGCTGGTTGGAAAGAGAAGTTGCTTTCTAAAGCAGGGAAAGAGGTTCTGATCAAGGATGTTCCTCAAGCTATCCCAACATATTCCATGAGTTGTTTTAAGATTTTTGATATCCTATGTGATGAATTGACTGGTATGATAAGgaattttggtggggacaaaaacaagatgaaagaaaaatggcCTGGTTGA